In Actinoplanes sp. NBC_00393, a single genomic region encodes these proteins:
- a CDS encoding MerR family transcriptional regulator, with amino-acid sequence MDRDAPTYSMGRAAELIGVTPAFLRSLDDAGLIAPERSDGGHRRYSRHQLDLAARVRQLLDEGILLTAACRIVLLEDRLADAHQRIADLGGKLRPGEHTSIPGQTRRDLGATRYYSAPRPERSPSAP; translated from the coding sequence ATGGACAGAGACGCGCCGACCTACAGCATGGGGCGCGCCGCCGAGCTGATCGGCGTGACGCCCGCCTTCCTGCGCAGCCTGGACGACGCCGGCCTGATCGCGCCGGAACGCTCCGACGGCGGTCACCGCCGCTATTCCCGCCACCAACTCGACCTCGCCGCCCGCGTCCGGCAACTGCTCGACGAGGGCATCCTGCTCACCGCCGCCTGCCGCATCGTCTTGCTGGAGGACCGGCTGGCCGACGCGCACCAGCGGATCGCCGACCTCGGCGGCAAGCTGCGCCCCGGCGAGCACACCAGCATCCCCGGGCAGACCCGTCGCGACCTGGGCGCCACCCGCTACTACTCGGCGCCCCGCCCGGAACGGTCGCCCTCCGCACCCTGA
- a CDS encoding sensor histidine kinase, producing MPPVIADDWRRPGPTPTQRRNDVWIGLAVMAVAVLNLFLSRSAGILHSDDVPARAEQIAWAVGTTLPLAWRRRWPEAVAIVMSVLFIGSQFRGAQEQQVASYALFAAIYTLGAWGPDHRRSRFMRLGIIAAMFVWLTVSFLTTVDEMTSADFSGASGELPALWSLVFNIYGLNVVFFGSVYLIGDAAWNSAHRQHQLENQAAELRAAQAAAAERAVIGERVRIARELHDVVAHHVSVMGIQASACRRAMDKDPARARTALTAIEDGARTAVDELRRMLGALRASGATTDTAAAGIDRIPQIADNARDAGLAVQYAAYGEQVALPDSVSQAAYRIVQEAVTNTLKHANATSLDIRVRYLSGGVELDVTDDGRGGAPGAAGGMGLIGMRERVAVHDGELEHGPRGGGGGYRVRARLPYAAALTTAGGKP from the coding sequence ATGCCCCCCGTGATTGCCGACGACTGGCGGCGGCCAGGTCCGACCCCCACCCAGCGCCGCAACGACGTCTGGATCGGGCTCGCGGTAATGGCGGTCGCGGTCCTCAACCTCTTCCTCTCCCGCAGCGCCGGCATCCTGCACAGCGACGACGTGCCGGCCCGCGCCGAGCAGATCGCCTGGGCGGTCGGCACCACCCTGCCGCTGGCCTGGCGCCGCCGGTGGCCGGAGGCGGTCGCGATCGTGATGTCGGTGCTCTTCATCGGCAGCCAGTTCCGGGGCGCCCAGGAGCAGCAGGTCGCGTCCTACGCCCTGTTCGCCGCCATCTACACGCTCGGCGCCTGGGGTCCGGACCACCGGCGGTCCCGGTTCATGCGCCTCGGGATCATCGCGGCGATGTTCGTCTGGCTCACCGTCTCGTTCCTGACGACGGTCGACGAGATGACCAGCGCGGACTTCTCCGGCGCCTCCGGGGAACTGCCGGCGCTCTGGTCGCTGGTGTTCAACATCTACGGACTCAACGTGGTCTTCTTCGGCTCGGTCTACCTGATCGGCGACGCCGCCTGGAACAGCGCCCACCGGCAGCACCAGCTGGAGAACCAGGCCGCCGAACTGCGGGCGGCCCAGGCCGCGGCCGCCGAACGGGCGGTCATCGGCGAGCGCGTCCGGATCGCGCGGGAGCTGCACGACGTGGTCGCGCACCACGTGTCAGTGATGGGCATCCAGGCCTCCGCCTGCCGGCGCGCGATGGACAAGGACCCGGCCCGGGCCCGGACCGCGCTCACCGCGATCGAGGACGGCGCCCGGACCGCGGTGGACGAGCTACGGCGGATGCTGGGCGCGCTGCGCGCCTCCGGAGCGACCACGGACACCGCGGCGGCCGGGATCGACCGGATCCCACAGATCGCCGACAACGCCCGCGACGCCGGGCTGGCCGTGCAGTACGCCGCGTACGGCGAGCAAGTCGCCCTGCCCGACTCGGTGTCGCAGGCCGCGTACCGGATCGTGCAGGAGGCGGTGACGAACACGCTCAAGCACGCGAACGCCACCAGCCTGGACATCCGGGTCCGGTACCTGAGCGGCGGCGTGGAGCTGGACGTCACCGACGACGGCCGGGGCGGGGCGCCGGGCGCGGCGGGCGGGATGGGTCTGATCGGCATGCGGGAGAGGGTGGCTGTGCACGACGGGGAACTGGAACACGGTCCGCGCGGCGGCGGGGGCGGTTATCGGGTGCGGGCTCGTCTGCCGTACGCCGCCGCACTCACCACCGCCGGAGGGAAGCCATGA
- a CDS encoding response regulator transcription factor: MTISVLLADDHALVRTGFRVILEMEDDITVVGEAADGAQATDLALRLRPDVVLMDVEMPGVDGLEATRRIAAQGGPSVLILTTFDRDDYLFAALQAGASGFLLKNGTPEALTEAVRVIAAGDALLAPAVTRRVIAEFSTPRPRNPEPGARLDELTPREHEVLILLAGGATNAEIATELHLGETTVKTHVSRVLTKLGARDRTQAVVLAYELGVVRPSQG, encoded by the coding sequence ATGACGATCAGCGTGCTGCTCGCCGACGATCACGCGCTGGTGCGTACCGGATTCCGGGTCATCCTCGAGATGGAGGACGACATCACCGTGGTCGGCGAGGCCGCGGACGGCGCCCAGGCCACCGACCTGGCGCTGCGGCTGCGGCCGGACGTGGTGCTGATGGACGTGGAGATGCCCGGCGTCGACGGGCTGGAGGCCACCCGCCGGATCGCCGCACAGGGCGGTCCCTCGGTGCTGATCCTGACCACCTTCGACCGCGACGACTACCTGTTCGCCGCGCTGCAGGCCGGGGCCAGCGGGTTCCTGCTGAAGAACGGCACGCCGGAGGCCCTCACCGAGGCGGTCCGGGTGATCGCCGCCGGCGACGCTCTGCTGGCACCCGCGGTCACCCGCCGGGTCATCGCCGAGTTCAGCACGCCCCGGCCGCGGAACCCGGAACCGGGCGCCCGCCTCGACGAGCTGACCCCGCGCGAGCACGAGGTGCTGATCCTGCTGGCCGGGGGCGCCACCAACGCCGAGATCGCGACCGAGCTGCACCTCGGTGAGACGACCGTGAAGACGCACGTCAGCCGGGTGTTGACCAAGTTGGGGGCGCGGGACCGGACGCAGGCGGTGGTTCTCGCGTACGAGCTCGGGGTGGTCCGTCCTTCGCAAGGATGA
- a CDS encoding ABC transporter ATP-binding protein — protein sequence MTTVLNVDAVNRSFGDRQVLKDVSFAVESGRLTGFVGANGAGKTTTMRIILGVLAADSGAATWKGAPMNRAIRSRFGYMPEERGLYPKMTVAEQVVYLGRLHGMSTGDAKRNTTGLLERLELAERAGDPVEKLSLGNQQRAQIAAALVHDPELLVLDEPFSGLDPLAVDNVVTVLRERAAAGTAVLFSSHQLDVVERLCDDLVIIADGTIRAAGSRTYLREQYALPRYSVEVGADAGWLRDEPGVTLVELDGPRAVIDLDPVTDDQQVLRSALARGPVRAFGPVRPSLAEIFREVIQ from the coding sequence ATGACCACCGTCCTCAACGTCGATGCCGTCAACCGGTCCTTCGGCGATCGCCAGGTCCTCAAGGACGTGTCGTTCGCGGTGGAATCCGGCCGGCTGACCGGGTTCGTCGGTGCCAACGGCGCCGGCAAGACCACCACCATGCGGATCATCCTGGGCGTGCTCGCCGCCGACTCGGGCGCGGCGACCTGGAAGGGTGCGCCGATGAACCGGGCCATCCGGTCGCGCTTCGGCTACATGCCGGAGGAGCGCGGGCTCTACCCGAAGATGACCGTCGCCGAACAGGTCGTCTATCTGGGCCGGCTGCACGGGATGAGCACCGGGGACGCCAAGCGCAACACCACCGGCCTGCTCGAGCGCCTGGAGCTGGCCGAACGGGCCGGAGACCCGGTGGAGAAGCTGTCGCTCGGCAACCAGCAGCGCGCCCAGATCGCCGCGGCGCTGGTCCACGACCCGGAACTGCTGGTCCTGGACGAGCCGTTCTCCGGTCTGGACCCGCTCGCCGTCGACAACGTCGTGACGGTCCTGCGCGAACGGGCCGCCGCCGGCACCGCGGTGCTCTTCTCCAGCCACCAACTGGACGTCGTCGAGCGCCTCTGCGACGACCTGGTGATCATCGCCGACGGCACGATCCGGGCCGCCGGCAGCCGCACCTACCTGCGTGAGCAGTACGCGTTGCCGCGCTACTCGGTCGAGGTCGGCGCCGACGCCGGCTGGCTGCGCGACGAACCCGGGGTGACTCTGGTCGAGCTGGACGGCCCGCGCGCCGTCATCGACCTGGACCCGGTGACCGACGACCAGCAGGTGCTGCGGTCCGCCCTGGCCCGCGGCCCGGTCCGCGCGTTCGGCCCGGTCCGCCCCTCCCTCGCCGAGATCTTCCGAGAGGTTATCCAGTGA
- a CDS encoding ABC transporter permease gives MTTFQATRLVAARELRAKLRDKAFIFSTLSFLFILIASIVVPTLLESGPTKVAVTDTASVAPLQQAGMEVQQVPDEATAEQLVRDGEVEAAVVAGPRVIALEDAPGDVVDALSTAPPVELLDAPAFNPALAIFVPLAIAMLCYITSLLFGLQIAQSVVEEKQTRIIEILVSSIPPRALLAGKVAAMTLLAFAQILVLTVIALVGTTMTDIDSGLLTALRPALGWFVPFFVLGFIMLAAIWAGTGALAARQEDLGSTSGTVQMVVLIPFFAVIFLRDNAAALQFLSYFPFSAPMAMPIRIFQGDAAGWEPFVALAILALTSVALLAVGARIYEGSLLRTNTRTSFATAWRSRSTVS, from the coding sequence GTGACCACGTTCCAAGCCACCCGGCTGGTGGCGGCCCGGGAGCTCCGCGCCAAGCTGCGGGACAAGGCGTTCATCTTCAGCACGTTGTCGTTCCTGTTCATCCTGATCGCGTCGATCGTCGTGCCGACCCTGCTGGAGAGCGGCCCCACCAAGGTCGCGGTGACCGACACCGCGTCGGTGGCGCCCCTGCAGCAGGCCGGTATGGAGGTCCAGCAGGTTCCCGACGAGGCGACCGCCGAGCAGCTGGTGCGTGACGGCGAGGTGGAGGCCGCGGTGGTCGCCGGGCCCCGGGTGATCGCCCTAGAGGACGCGCCGGGCGACGTGGTGGACGCGCTGAGCACCGCACCCCCGGTCGAGCTGCTCGACGCCCCGGCGTTCAACCCGGCCCTGGCGATCTTCGTGCCACTGGCCATCGCCATGCTCTGCTACATCACGTCGCTGCTCTTCGGGCTGCAGATCGCGCAGAGCGTGGTCGAGGAGAAGCAGACCCGGATCATCGAGATCCTGGTCTCCAGCATTCCGCCCCGGGCGCTGCTCGCCGGCAAGGTCGCCGCGATGACGCTGCTCGCCTTCGCCCAGATCCTGGTACTGACGGTGATCGCCCTGGTCGGCACCACGATGACCGACATCGACAGCGGCCTGCTCACCGCACTCCGGCCGGCTCTCGGCTGGTTCGTGCCGTTCTTCGTGCTCGGCTTCATCATGCTGGCCGCGATCTGGGCCGGCACCGGCGCGCTCGCCGCCCGCCAGGAGGACCTCGGCAGCACCTCCGGAACGGTGCAGATGGTGGTGCTCATCCCGTTCTTCGCGGTGATCTTCCTGCGGGACAACGCCGCGGCCCTGCAGTTCCTCTCGTACTTCCCGTTCTCCGCGCCGATGGCGATGCCGATCCGGATCTTCCAGGGTGACGCCGCCGGATGGGAGCCGTTCGTGGCGCTGGCGATCCTGGCGCTCACCTCGGTCGCCCTGCTCGCGGTCGGCGCCCGGATCTACGAGGGTTCGCTGCTGCGCACCAACACGCGGACGTCCTTCGCGACGGCGTGGCGCTCCCGCTCGACGGTGAGCTGA
- a CDS encoding LLM class F420-dependent oxidoreductase, whose amino-acid sequence MSMRWGMTVPLSGVSLAEHAAVYSALADAGFTDVWSAEVAGTDAFTPLTLAAAWEPRLRLGTAIAPVFTRGPGLLAMTAAALAETAPGRFQFGIGASSPVVSGDWNAADFVKPFARSRDMLRFLRAALAGEMVDEQFETFRVRRFRLERPPATPPQIMLAALRPQMLRLAAAEADGVILNWLSPGDVGTALAETKAAGPGFDVAARIFVIPTEDIGYARTIGRRMITSYLTVPAYAAFHRWLGRETVLAPMWQAWESGDRKGALAAIPDELVDELIVHGSPEQCRERVQAYAEAGITVPVMALTPTPELERGGAKALGELIAALGR is encoded by the coding sequence ATGTCGATGCGCTGGGGCATGACCGTGCCGCTCAGCGGCGTCTCGCTCGCCGAGCACGCCGCCGTCTACTCGGCCCTGGCCGATGCGGGTTTCACCGACGTCTGGTCGGCGGAGGTGGCCGGCACCGACGCGTTCACCCCGCTGACCCTGGCCGCCGCCTGGGAGCCCCGGCTGCGGCTGGGCACCGCGATCGCGCCGGTCTTCACGCGGGGACCGGGCCTGCTGGCGATGACCGCGGCGGCGCTGGCCGAGACCGCGCCGGGCCGGTTCCAGTTCGGCATCGGGGCCTCCTCGCCGGTGGTCTCCGGCGACTGGAACGCTGCCGACTTCGTGAAGCCGTTCGCGCGCAGCCGCGACATGCTCCGCTTCCTGCGCGCGGCGCTGGCCGGCGAGATGGTCGACGAGCAGTTCGAGACGTTCCGGGTGCGGCGCTTCCGCCTGGAGCGGCCGCCCGCCACCCCGCCGCAGATCATGCTGGCTGCGCTGCGCCCGCAGATGCTGCGCCTCGCCGCCGCCGAGGCCGACGGCGTGATCCTCAACTGGCTCTCCCCCGGCGACGTCGGCACCGCCCTCGCCGAGACCAAGGCGGCCGGGCCGGGCTTCGACGTGGCGGCCCGGATCTTCGTGATCCCGACCGAGGACATCGGCTACGCCCGCACGATCGGCCGTCGCATGATCACGTCGTACCTCACCGTGCCGGCGTATGCGGCCTTCCACCGCTGGCTCGGCCGGGAGACGGTGCTGGCCCCGATGTGGCAGGCGTGGGAGTCCGGCGACCGTAAGGGCGCGCTGGCCGCGATCCCCGACGAGCTGGTCGACGAGCTGATCGTGCACGGGTCACCCGAGCAGTGCCGCGAGCGCGTCCAGGCGTATGCGGAGGCCGGGATCACCGTCCCGGTCATGGCGCTGACCCCGACGCCCGAGCTGGAGCGCGGTGGCGCGAAGGCCCTGGGCGAGCTGATCGCCGCGCTCGGCCGCTGA
- a CDS encoding GNAT family N-acetyltransferase — MSIEIRPFTAADIDAVVEFALRAWAPVFESFEKVLGPEIFPLAYPNWLESQARDVTRTCTEHAEHTLVAVLDGRPVGFAASIYDEGASSGEIEMIAVDPEHHRQGIAAALIEESLGRMRAAGLKLAGVGTGGDPGHAPARAAYEKAGFTPLPLVHYYQAL; from the coding sequence ATGTCGATCGAGATCAGACCATTCACTGCCGCCGACATCGATGCGGTCGTCGAGTTCGCGTTGCGGGCGTGGGCGCCGGTCTTCGAGTCCTTCGAGAAGGTTCTCGGGCCGGAGATCTTCCCGCTGGCGTATCCGAACTGGCTGGAGTCGCAGGCCCGCGACGTGACCCGGACCTGCACCGAGCACGCGGAGCACACGCTCGTGGCGGTCCTCGACGGACGGCCGGTCGGGTTCGCCGCCTCGATCTACGACGAGGGCGCGTCCAGTGGGGAGATCGAGATGATCGCGGTCGACCCGGAGCACCACCGGCAGGGCATCGCCGCCGCGCTGATCGAGGAGTCACTCGGCCGGATGCGCGCGGCCGGGCTCAAGCTGGCCGGCGTCGGCACCGGCGGCGATCCCGGGCACGCGCCGGCCCGGGCCGCCTACGAGAAGGCCGGTTTCACCCCGCTGCCGCTGGTCCACTATTACCAGGCGCTCTGA